From Algoriphagus sp. NG3, the proteins below share one genomic window:
- the rimO gene encoding 30S ribosomal protein S12 methylthiotransferase RimO, with the protein MKARTLKKDKVNIITMGCSKNLVDSEVLLTQLRGNGINASHESGTDDNNIIIINTCGFIDNAKQESIDTILQYVDAKEQGLVDKVYVTGCLSQRYKDDLEKEIPQVDAFFGTRDLPAILKKFKADYKHELVGERLLTHSSHYAYMKISEGCDRPCSFCAIPIMRGGHISRPIEELVKEAEHKAAGGTKELLLIAQDSTYYGLDIYKKRNLAELMRRLSDVNGIDWIRLHYAYPTGFPMDVIEVMKERDNICNYLDIPLQHGSTDVLKAMRRGTTREKQENLIHSIRDILPDIAIRTTLIAGHPGEGEKEYQEMVDFVERMKFERLGVFTYSHEENTHAYSMEDNIPQEVKQERANNLMEIQEQISYDLNQEKIGKSFKVLIDKKEGGHFVGRTEYDSVEVDNEVLIDASKYYCRVGDFVHVKVTDATEFDLYAEVEE; encoded by the coding sequence GTGAAAGCGAGAACGTTAAAAAAAGACAAAGTCAATATCATCACCATGGGTTGCTCTAAGAATCTCGTAGATTCAGAGGTGTTGCTCACCCAGCTTAGAGGCAACGGCATCAACGCCAGCCATGAGTCGGGTACGGACGATAATAACATCATTATCATCAATACTTGCGGGTTTATAGACAATGCAAAGCAGGAGTCAATCGACACCATTTTGCAGTATGTGGATGCCAAAGAACAAGGCTTGGTGGATAAAGTCTATGTGACCGGATGTCTTTCGCAGCGCTACAAAGACGACCTGGAGAAAGAAATTCCTCAGGTGGATGCATTTTTCGGGACTCGGGATTTGCCGGCGATTTTGAAGAAATTCAAGGCTGACTACAAGCATGAGTTGGTGGGAGAGCGGCTTTTGACTCATTCTTCCCACTATGCGTACATGAAGATTTCTGAAGGCTGTGATAGACCTTGTTCTTTCTGTGCGATACCTATTATGCGTGGAGGGCATATTTCCAGACCTATCGAAGAACTTGTAAAAGAAGCGGAGCACAAAGCTGCCGGTGGGACTAAGGAGTTGCTTCTAATCGCTCAGGATTCAACTTATTACGGATTGGATATTTACAAAAAGAGAAATCTTGCGGAGTTGATGCGAAGGCTTTCTGACGTAAATGGCATCGACTGGATTCGTCTGCATTATGCTTATCCTACGGGCTTCCCAATGGACGTGATCGAAGTAATGAAAGAGCGGGACAACATCTGCAACTACCTGGATATTCCTTTGCAACACGGTTCCACGGATGTACTGAAAGCGATGCGTCGGGGGACAACACGTGAAAAACAGGAAAACTTAATCCATAGTATCCGGGATATTCTTCCGGATATCGCTATCCGCACTACGCTGATTGCAGGGCATCCGGGTGAAGGAGAGAAGGAGTATCAGGAGATGGTGGACTTCGTGGAGCGGATGAAATTCGAGCGTTTGGGTGTGTTTACTTATTCTCATGAGGAAAATACCCATGCTTATTCTATGGAGGACAATATCCCACAGGAAGTGAAGCAGGAGCGTGCAAACAATCTGATGGAGATTCAGGAGCAGATATCATACGATCTGAATCAGGAGAAAATTGGGAAATCTTTCAAAGTATTAATCGATAAAAAAGAAGGCGGTCACTTCGTAGGCCGTACAGAATATGATTCCGTAGAAGTGGATAACGAAGTGCTGATTGATGCTTCGAAATACTATTGCCGAGTAGGAGACTTTGTACATGTGAAAGTAACCGATGCAACAGAGTTTGATCTGTATGCGGAGGTGGAAGAGTAG
- a CDS encoding dehydrogenase E1 component subunit alpha/beta, with protein sequence MKNTQPLLDFDRRNLSDEIMLELYESLIMPRRIEEKMLILLRQGRISKWFSGWGQEAISIGVVKALQADEFILPMHRNLGIFTGRNMPLERLFAQFQGKLSGFTKGRDRSFHFGSKAHHVVGMISHLGPQLAIADGIALADKLSNEKKVTVVFSGDGASSEGDFHEGLNVAAVWKLPVIFVIEHNGYGLSTPSEEQFAFKHFTDKGPGYGMESIQIQGNNILEVYSTIMALAEDIRQNPRPVLVEAMTFRMRGHEEASGTKYVPKQLMEDWAKLDPVENYEQYLMETGVLDDKTKSLINTRVKSAINEGLERAFAEEEISPDLAIELADVYAPYSHSIVSPPENGTTSDKRLVDAISDGLKQSMEKFPKLILMGQDIGEYGGVFKITDGFKAQFGADRVRNTPLCESAIIGAALGLSIKGYKAMVEMQFADFVSVGFNQIINNLAKIHYRWGQHADVVIRMPTGAGMAAGPFHSQSNEAWFFHTPGLKIIYPSNPYDAKGLLNAALEDPNPYLYFEHKGMYRSISSVIPDDYYTVEIGKAALVKEGTQVSILTYGMGVHWAIKTVEELGISADILDLRTLLPWDKKAVKETVKKTGKIIFLHEDCITGGIGAEICAWISENCFEYLDAPVMREGSLDTPVPFAPALEKQFLPVERFKEKLSSLLEY encoded by the coding sequence ATGAAAAACACCCAACCATTATTGGACTTCGACCGACGAAATCTTTCCGACGAAATCATGCTGGAACTTTACGAATCGCTCATCATGCCTCGAAGAATCGAAGAGAAAATGCTGATTCTCCTCCGACAGGGTCGTATTTCCAAATGGTTTAGCGGCTGGGGGCAAGAGGCCATCTCGATAGGTGTGGTAAAGGCTTTGCAAGCAGATGAATTCATCTTGCCTATGCATAGAAACCTGGGAATTTTCACTGGTAGAAATATGCCTTTGGAAAGACTATTTGCTCAATTCCAAGGAAAGCTCTCCGGCTTTACCAAGGGGCGAGACCGCTCTTTTCACTTTGGCAGCAAAGCTCATCATGTGGTAGGGATGATCTCACACCTAGGTCCTCAATTGGCCATCGCGGATGGGATTGCTTTAGCTGATAAATTATCAAATGAGAAGAAAGTCACAGTTGTTTTCTCCGGTGACGGGGCAAGTTCTGAAGGAGATTTCCATGAGGGGCTTAATGTGGCAGCTGTGTGGAAATTACCCGTAATTTTTGTCATTGAGCACAATGGCTATGGGCTTTCCACTCCCAGCGAGGAGCAATTTGCATTCAAACACTTCACAGACAAAGGGCCTGGATATGGAATGGAGTCCATACAGATTCAGGGAAATAACATATTGGAAGTTTATAGTACCATCATGGCTCTGGCAGAAGATATTCGCCAAAATCCAAGACCTGTTTTGGTAGAAGCAATGACCTTCAGGATGAGGGGGCATGAGGAAGCTTCCGGGACGAAATACGTTCCTAAACAACTGATGGAAGACTGGGCAAAGCTGGATCCGGTAGAAAATTATGAGCAATACCTCATGGAAACCGGGGTTTTGGATGACAAAACAAAATCCCTAATCAATACAAGAGTTAAATCTGCCATCAATGAGGGACTGGAAAGAGCATTTGCAGAGGAAGAAATATCGCCTGATTTAGCCATTGAACTGGCTGATGTCTATGCTCCGTATTCGCATTCAATAGTCTCACCCCCAGAAAATGGAACCACATCCGACAAGAGACTGGTAGATGCGATTTCGGATGGGTTGAAGCAATCCATGGAAAAATTCCCAAAACTCATCCTCATGGGACAGGACATCGGTGAATATGGGGGAGTATTTAAGATTACAGATGGGTTCAAAGCTCAATTTGGGGCTGATCGTGTCCGGAACACACCACTTTGCGAGAGTGCAATAATTGGAGCTGCTCTGGGACTTTCCATCAAAGGATATAAGGCAATGGTGGAAATGCAATTCGCTGACTTCGTTTCAGTAGGTTTCAACCAAATCATAAATAACCTTGCTAAAATACATTATCGCTGGGGACAACATGCAGATGTGGTGATCCGGATGCCTACTGGTGCGGGGATGGCTGCCGGCCCCTTTCATTCCCAATCCAATGAAGCCTGGTTTTTTCATACACCAGGACTTAAAATAATCTATCCTTCCAATCCGTACGATGCTAAAGGCTTGCTCAATGCTGCATTGGAAGACCCCAATCCTTACCTGTATTTTGAACACAAAGGAATGTATCGATCCATCAGTTCAGTGATTCCTGACGATTACTATACAGTAGAGATAGGAAAAGCCGCTTTGGTAAAAGAAGGCACACAGGTATCTATTTTAACTTACGGAATGGGCGTACACTGGGCCATAAAAACCGTGGAAGAACTGGGCATTTCTGCAGATATTTTGGACTTGAGAACTCTTCTACCATGGGATAAAAAAGCCGTAAAAGAGACAGTGAAAAAAACCGGGAAAATTATTTTCCTTCATGAAGACTGCATTACCGGCGGTATAGGAGCAGAAATATGTGCATGGATATCCGAGAATTGCTTTGAATACCTGGACGCTCCCGTCATGCGGGAGGGAAGTTTGGATACTCCGGTTCCTTTTGCCCCAGCTCTGGAAAAGCAATTCTTGCCAGTAGAAAGATTTAAAGAAAAATTATCATCTCTTTTGGAATACTAA
- a CDS encoding DUF5723 family protein: protein MTRIFLRSLIVFCAFILLAHSSPAQTFIGSTLDSYSGVHALVLNPALSTDSKMRLDINILSSSAFLGNDFLSIDLSDLSNFRNGFEVNSDDSKNSKTNNNFFGNIDVLGPSVLFHLDQRNSFAFTTRLRGFFNLTNVGGDLYELANTEYHDQSDFNLTMEDVSGLVHVWAEIGATYGRLLIDNEYHSLKGGVTLKYLGGAGGMFTSSNLLNASYNNSSNILTTSGSLRYGYTSGFDLNDISFSDVKSGFGADLGLVYEYKEQNVNRYYNPYKFRVGLSLMDVGAINYDQSVRSIYTMEGSFDADEFSTKSLEGILEDNYSGVELVGSTKMGLPTSIQFFGDYNIDGKFFVSAQGALSIKNNKENPVSNLINSFTVTPRLEKRWVSVYSPLSIRQYDSALAWGLGVRAGPVMIGSGSILTNLISNTSRSTDIYIGFKVPLYN from the coding sequence ATGACAAGAATTTTTCTACGCTCTTTGATTGTATTTTGCGCTTTCATTCTTCTTGCACACAGCTCCCCTGCCCAGACATTTATAGGAAGTACTTTGGACAGCTATTCTGGTGTGCACGCACTAGTACTGAATCCAGCTTTGTCCACAGACTCCAAAATGCGGTTGGACATCAACATCCTTTCTTCAAGTGCCTTTTTGGGAAATGATTTCCTCAGCATTGATTTAAGCGATTTGAGTAATTTCCGGAATGGATTTGAAGTAAATTCTGATGATTCTAAAAATTCAAAAACCAATAACAATTTCTTTGGGAATATTGATGTATTAGGCCCCTCAGTTTTGTTTCATCTTGATCAGAGAAATAGCTTTGCTTTCACCACACGACTCCGCGGCTTCTTCAATTTGACCAATGTGGGAGGAGACCTCTATGAATTGGCAAACACTGAGTATCATGACCAATCTGACTTTAATCTCACAATGGAAGATGTTTCGGGATTAGTTCATGTATGGGCAGAGATTGGAGCCACCTATGGAAGATTACTTATTGACAATGAATATCATTCCCTGAAAGGGGGAGTCACGCTGAAGTACCTCGGAGGGGCAGGAGGTATGTTTACTAGCAGTAACTTACTCAATGCCAGCTACAACAACAGCTCTAATATACTGACCACCTCAGGGTCGCTACGCTATGGTTACACCTCAGGCTTCGATTTAAATGACATTAGCTTTTCTGATGTCAAATCGGGCTTTGGAGCCGATCTAGGACTGGTTTATGAATATAAAGAGCAGAACGTAAACAGGTATTACAATCCATATAAATTCAGAGTGGGGCTATCCCTCATGGATGTAGGAGCTATAAACTATGATCAATCAGTCCGAAGTATCTATACTATGGAGGGTTCTTTTGACGCAGATGAATTTTCGACAAAGAGCCTGGAAGGGATACTTGAAGACAACTACAGCGGAGTGGAACTTGTGGGAAGCACCAAAATGGGACTGCCTACTTCTATCCAGTTTTTTGGTGATTATAATATTGATGGGAAATTCTTCGTCAGTGCGCAAGGAGCGCTTTCCATCAAAAACAATAAAGAAAACCCGGTAAGTAATCTTATCAATTCATTTACCGTAACTCCCCGGCTGGAAAAAAGATGGGTTAGTGTATACAGTCCGCTCAGCATTCGCCAATATGATTCTGCCCTTGCATGGGGTCTTGGCGTGCGCGCCGGCCCAGTAATGATTGGCTCAGGATCCATTTTGACAAATCTGATTTCCAACACTTCCAGAAGCACTGATATATATATTGGGTTTAAAGTTCCGCTTTATAACTAG
- a CDS encoding glycoside hydrolase family 5 protein, which yields MNTPDSRRDFLKKSALFGTGLSLTGSTSLQAFAEEVRSKNKLPAWKGFNLLDFFSHDPNAGRPTKPEYIQWIADWGFDFARIPISYPSYLDIDRSRPIRPDEVLNFDEGRLEKIDELVERCIAHGLHVSLNLHRAPGFCINAGFVEPYNLWKDQEAQEAFCAHWEMWANRYKGISKKKLSFDLVNEPYQRADPNDQHSPGGPVDMQDYRRVAKAALETIKSVKKSRLVIADGNGGGGTAMPELADLDLAQSCRGYHPFPISHYKASWVYKDPSTVPPVAWPLSQGEKVLDIDDIREYYAPWKSLVDQGVGVHCGECGGYNETPHDVFLSWFGDVLTVLKENGIGFGIWEFSGSFGVLNSGRKDVEYEDWYGEKLDRKFLELLRAQI from the coding sequence ATGAATACCCCAGATTCCCGCAGGGATTTTCTTAAGAAATCTGCATTGTTTGGTACAGGCCTTAGTCTCACTGGCAGTACCTCACTTCAGGCTTTTGCAGAAGAAGTCAGATCCAAAAACAAGTTACCCGCCTGGAAGGGCTTTAATCTTCTGGATTTTTTCTCCCATGACCCTAATGCCGGAAGACCGACTAAACCGGAATATATTCAATGGATCGCAGACTGGGGATTTGATTTTGCCAGAATTCCTATTTCTTACCCAAGCTATCTGGATATAGATCGAAGCAGACCTATCCGTCCAGATGAAGTGTTGAACTTTGACGAAGGTCGTTTGGAGAAAATCGATGAGCTTGTCGAACGGTGCATAGCTCATGGGCTACACGTGAGTTTGAATCTCCATCGTGCACCGGGATTTTGCATCAATGCCGGCTTTGTAGAACCCTATAATCTCTGGAAAGATCAGGAAGCACAGGAAGCATTCTGCGCACATTGGGAGATGTGGGCAAATCGTTACAAAGGAATTTCGAAGAAGAAATTGAGCTTTGATCTGGTCAACGAGCCCTATCAGCGTGCCGATCCCAATGACCAGCATAGTCCCGGCGGCCCGGTGGACATGCAGGATTATCGGCGTGTGGCCAAAGCAGCTTTAGAAACCATTAAATCGGTGAAGAAGTCCCGGTTGGTCATAGCAGACGGAAATGGTGGAGGAGGAACAGCTATGCCGGAATTGGCAGATCTGGATCTGGCGCAAAGTTGCCGAGGGTATCACCCTTTTCCGATTTCACATTATAAGGCAAGCTGGGTATATAAGGATCCTTCTACCGTTCCGCCAGTAGCATGGCCATTGTCTCAGGGAGAAAAAGTATTGGATATAGACGATATCCGGGAATATTATGCGCCATGGAAATCCCTGGTAGATCAGGGAGTAGGGGTACATTGTGGTGAGTGCGGAGGATATAATGAAACGCCTCACGATGTTTTTCTCAGCTGGTTTGGAGATGTGCTTACTGTGCTGAAAGAAAACGGTATAGGATTTGGGATCTGGGAGTTTTCAGGAAGTTTTGGCGTATTGAATTCAGGGAGAAAAGACGTGGAGTACGAAGACTGGTATGGTGAGAAATTGGACAGAAAGTTTTTGGAGTTGCTCCGGGCTCAGATCTAA
- a CDS encoding ATP-binding protein: protein MIKRLLEVLFLKSVTLFPVTGIVGPRQVGKTTLAKQLLLGTKVIYLDLEKNSDLNKLNDPELFFSQNEDETIILDEIQHQPAIFPLLRAVVDENRKPGRFIILGSASPSLLRQSSESLAGRINYLEMTPLSILETTGKISNQDLWIYGGFPEPALSKDPDFVQDWYRSFTTSYIQRDLPQYGLPADPRVTRQFLMMIASAHGGILSYSTFAKSLGLSVPTIKTYLGFLLDAFLLRELPAWSVNTKKRLIKSPKLYFRDTGMLHYLLGIKNMESIFGNIILGSSWEAFVINQTAAVLKSDDEMYYYRTHDGAEIDLLIRRNNTWFAAAEIKFSLSPKLTKGTYLAMEDLGIEKLHVVIPREENYPMAKNIQVVGVQKFLLSISS, encoded by the coding sequence ATGATTAAACGATTATTAGAAGTTCTGTTCTTAAAATCAGTGACTCTATTTCCTGTTACAGGTATAGTAGGGCCTAGACAGGTAGGTAAGACTACCTTAGCAAAACAGCTATTGTTAGGCACAAAGGTTATTTATCTCGATTTGGAAAAAAACTCGGATCTAAATAAACTGAATGATCCCGAATTATTCTTTTCCCAGAATGAAGACGAAACAATCATCTTAGATGAAATTCAACATCAGCCTGCTATTTTTCCTTTGCTGAGAGCTGTAGTCGATGAAAACAGAAAACCCGGACGATTTATAATCCTTGGCTCTGCCTCCCCTTCTTTGCTTCGTCAGAGCTCAGAAAGTTTGGCAGGAAGGATCAACTACCTGGAAATGACTCCGCTTTCTATTTTGGAAACTACGGGTAAAATATCAAACCAAGATCTCTGGATTTACGGAGGGTTTCCTGAGCCTGCGTTGTCGAAAGATCCGGACTTTGTCCAAGATTGGTATCGAAGCTTCACTACGAGTTACATTCAGCGTGACTTGCCTCAGTATGGACTCCCTGCTGATCCAAGAGTGACCAGGCAATTCTTGATGATGATCGCTTCTGCGCATGGAGGAATTCTCAGCTATTCTACTTTTGCCAAGTCTCTGGGCTTATCCGTCCCTACCATCAAAACATACTTAGGGTTTCTTTTGGATGCATTCCTCTTGAGAGAGCTACCCGCATGGTCAGTCAACACGAAGAAAAGATTGATCAAATCACCTAAGCTTTACTTTCGAGATACAGGGATGTTACATTACTTACTTGGAATCAAGAACATGGAGAGCATCTTTGGCAATATCATTTTGGGCAGTTCATGGGAAGCATTTGTAATCAATCAAACTGCGGCGGTCTTGAAGTCCGATGACGAAATGTATTACTATAGAACCCACGACGGAGCCGAAATCGACCTCCTCATTAGACGCAATAACACATGGTTTGCAGCTGCCGAGATCAAATTCAGTCTCAGCCCTAAGCTCACCAAGGGAACCTATCTAGCGATGGAAGATCTGGGAATAGAAAAATTGCACGTGGTAATTCCTCGGGAAGAAAATTATCCCATGGCAAAAAACATACAGGTAGTGGGTGTTCAAAAATTCTTACTTTCTATTTCTAGCTAA